Genomic segment of Hippocampus zosterae strain Florida chromosome 12, ASM2543408v3, whole genome shotgun sequence:
TTAAGTTCCATGGGTGTGAAAGGTGCACGATGGCACAAGCAGGCATCCGTGGTTACTCACGTATGTATGCGgtgattttattgtttaaaatgttttgcttaTTTTAGATGTTTTTAAAACGAAGTTAAtgtagaattattttttttctagagcAAGGTAACAAAACAGGTCATCCTGAGGCACAAGAATGCAATGTCaccattttcatttgattgccTTACAGTTATGACACTTTTGTATTTTCCCCAAGGAAACCTTTAATGGCTTTACTTTTCTTCTGTAGGTTAGTTACACTTACAGCCAAcacgttatttttttcatacaaatatgtaCAAAGGTCCTTTCAGATTTTTCACAGTGACGCCcatgaattatttttcatacaaatgtTTACTGCAATCCTGACTTCACTACTTGGGTAAGCTTACCTTCCGAACAAATCCGAGTTACGTGACGGCTGTGTGAACTAAACGTAAAATAAGGACCCGGGATGCCGACACTTGACATGACAAAACGCGTCTGTCCCTTTAAGAACACAAGCAACCCGAGCAAAGGACATGGAAGAGCCAACGTGCGGGCCAACACTTTTCACACTTACCTATTTCCAAAACGATGAATACAATATTGAGGTTTTTTGAGCCGGGCTTGACGTCTTTAATCAAGAACACCGCCTCGGCCGAGGGCGCTGCCATTGTCCGTGTCGATGCCACCCAAGCAAGCGAGCAAGCGCCACAGGCGAGACCGGCTACTTTACCAGGAGCCCAGCTAGCATATTAGCATGGGAAACGCCGAAGCACTCACAACGCTCGTTTATGTACACAATTACCTACTCGATGTTAAACCACAGACGTTGGGTCACAAGagcgaaatgaaaagaaaaccaaCATCGAACTTAACAACGGCGATAGGTCTGCTGCTAATGCTAACTAGCCCCTCTTGGCTGTAACGACAGTTAGCTCGTTGTTAGctactttctttcattttttcgaGTCGGGTTTCTTTTCATGGTAAACGTCATTGGCAGCTGGGTTTCgttatacaagtgtaaaaatcaaAAAGATCAAGAGTTGGTTACTATTTTTAGCAATGCGACGGCCATACTATATTGAAAATGTAACTACCGGGCTGGAAAATCCCAAAACCTGAGTCAAAAAATTTGCCGTTTAAGAGCTTAAATGCGTTTTGAAGTCTAgctctgaaaaaaaaggcaatgtaTAATTTACACAATACTAACCGACCGCATTTCCTTTGTGTTGCCTTTTCTGGGTCTAAGCAAACGAGCGGTTGTGTTCCAAACCGATATGTGTCTCTCTATAAGTAAGCAGCCAGCTAAAGTTGGCAGTAATTCGAGTAAATTGCCGTGCTAAGTTTTCATTTCTCGACAAATGTGTCCTAAATACGCAGCTGGACAGATAAGTAAGTTTTTTCGTGGCCACAGACAGCCATGCTTCCACTATGCTTTGGGAGGTCATACGTCACACAGCGCTGTCGGTtatttatacaggttggcatGTTCCATTGTCCTCATTCAGAGGGGGTGTTAGtttctaaatgcattttctacTCGTGTCCAGTCGACAGATCCATTGTTATATGGTTACATAGTTACAAAATGTTTAATAGCGCAAACACGCCATCACAAATCTAAAGCACCGATTTGTCTTTGGAAAGTaacatgaaaaacacacacgtacacaaagaTTAGCAGTGGTTGTTCTGACACATTGAATTCTTCAACCAACCATATCACAGTACACGATTTCAGCACAAGTTAAACGTCGTTAAATTATTCGTTTGCTTGCGTTAACGAGAAAATGTGGACCTTGTCTCTCGAGCAAGTCACGCAAGTAACATGAAAACAGAATACACAAAGCATCATAAAATTAATCAcgtcacgaacaggattcgAACCTGTGCGGGGAAACCCCATTGGATTTCGAGTCCAACGCCTTAACCTCTCGGCCACCGTGACGGTATGCAGAACCACGGCATATTCTGTTTTTATAACTGATGCAGTCCCTGAAACCCCGTGACATGTTGAGTATAGCTCGGGGGTGGTTTGAGCGTgtaaacacacatacaaaacgtgcaaacatacacacaaaattcCGTGGAGTAAGACGATCATTTCGGGGAATTGTTCAACATGTGCGAGAGGCGCTGTTGTGATGTGAACGCAGGAGGGAGACAAGCACCGCAAAATAAATCCACTCGCCTCAACTCTTCGCACACCGTTTTAATCGTCCTCCTCCTATCCATAGGTGTCAAgttcaggtcctggagggccgctgccctgcatgttttccatgtctccctgttgcaacacacctgattcaaatgatccgatcatcagcaagctctgcgcaagcctggaattgaatttgaatcaggtgtgttgcaacagggagacttggaaaacatgcagggcagcggtcCTCCAGGACCTGAACTTGACACCTATGCCCTAGAAGAAGTTCATCATTTAAGAACAACAAAAGCCCCGGATTTACCCGAATGGCTGcttccaaacaaaatggccaatGTCCTGTTCAATTTCAGTCATTGATTCATGAAACCTTTCGAAGCTTCCTGTTATGATAGGCACGTCCACACAATTTCCTGTTGGCTGTGAAACTGATAGGAATGTTTTTAGCACATTTTCCCAAACTTTCCTGGGGCTGTTACTCACCGAGTTGATACGGTGTCATTGGGTCGTGTTCTGAAAATGCAGACGCCTTCACAACGATTCACATACAAATGGCTGAATTTAGTTACGACATGAGTCATAACCAACTTCAAGGGATATTAAGGAGTTTATTTCGCTACTCCTTCAAACATGTTAGTGCCCGTTGTAGTGCTAAGGAGTGCTGCATTGATGATTTAAGCCATGATCCCTGATGGTATTTGCAGCGTGAAAAGCAACACCCTTCATTTGACTTGAAAAGTGTGCaaagatgacaaaagaaaaccTTTGTGTTTTATTCCTTTATTGTGGCAGACAAGGCTAATGTTTGAAAGAAAACGCTCACAAGATGTTTGCAACGGGGAGTGAAGGCGCTGCTGGATTCCCACTCGCTTAACTTCTATCCAGTGAAGGTAGAAAAGCAACAGCATGAccgtatttcttctttttttaatacatttatttagaaCTGAATATATTAAGAGCAAAGACTACAAAGTCTGGTTTTCAGACCAgctcaacatacagtatataaaaacaaCGAAACGAAACGAACAAACGAAAGCGACGGCAGCAAAGTTAAATCAAGGATGAGAAGCAGAGAATATCCTACTTTTATGTAAGATCCAAACCACTGGACCGCACCAATTGCACAGAGAAAAGTTTTACATCTTAGTTGAATCATTAGTTGAAGGAAAGAAGAGATAACATGCTGAACTTGGATTATATTCAATAGAAAAAGAGAATAATACAGTGTGTGCCTGCAAGTCTAACTTTATTTGATCCCATTCGATATCAGATGAGCAAACGGAGAAATGCAGGTGTAAGGAGACAAGCTGTACTTTTTAGGACCCAGGTGTCCTAATAAAAAGTTCTGACATTTGAAGGTCAAAATATATAATTACAGCACATTGAACATCCCTGAACGCGGTCCGGTTGAAATTGCTTTGCCCTGGGTGGGTGGTTCTGCTTCATGATTTCATTACCATGACAACCGGGGGCGAAGGTCGGCCAGTGCCGCAAAGGGAGCGCTGCTCAATGTTGCCACCTAAGCCACTTTTCAAATGCCTCGAGACAAATTTCGCTTCTTTTAGaggctcccccaccccccacccctagcAAAAAGCTCACCTCTCCCTGTCCAGACTGTAAATGCATCGCCCAAAGCCACCACTGGCTAATTTAAACATAGCCCACAAACTCCAGAAAGCAAGCAGCCATAAAGATTTGATTGTACTTTCTCTTGTAGAAGCAGCACTTGATGGAAATACACGTTGTCATGCCTCAGACGTTTGGCCAAAtgcaaccccaacccccccccccccacacccacccacctGCACGTCAACAATTTAGCCAGATGCTATGTAAAAACAGACACATCTTCAGAAATACAGCAGGTCGCTAACTAAATATTTACTTGGGTAATTTCGCACCATAAtcagtttattttgaaattttcaCCGGAGCAAAGTAGATTTAAAAGGAGCGCCTTTGCGTTTAACCTCGACGAtgcaaaatgtttgcaaaacgGTGTTCGTCAAAGAACCCCGCggaagagaagaagagagcggggctgggggggcgggggggggtcatgtTTTACCATTGGTCTTATCTCCCCAAATCACAGGAATCCACTCCTTCAGGAGTGCAATTACTCATACCAGCTTGTGCACGTTGCAGACGCTTGCAGGACTATGCTGTTGCATGTCACCGCAGGAGAGGCAGTCACTTAAAAgataagccaaaaaaaaaagagcgactCAAGGTTCAAATCCGCCCAGGAGCAAGTCATCATTCAATACATATCTGCAggactttgttttattatttttttcaacattctaTTTTCCGAAGCGTCAATGTGTGATTACAACATTAGTCTGTGTTGCAAATGCGCAACCAATATTTAGCGGCGAGTTACTGCTGAGATACCTGACCAGTTAGCTCTCTCGACCAGTAGTGTAAGAATCGGCCACCTATTTCCCCCCAAAGAGAATAGAGAGTCTCGAAACGTAAGCCTCCGGCTCCCCCGTTCCTGCTCTTGCATAACCTGGCAACAGACTACCTCCacagttttgtggtcaaagatttaCTCGTTTTCAGATGGGGGAACAAAAGAGGCCAGAACAAAAGGCTGTTTTTCAGTAGAGAGACAGATGAGCCCAGCGAGAGGGGGGGCATACCTGGACCACTGCCTCGGCGATGTGCTGCTGTCCAAGTTGCGCGCAGCAGCTGATGGGACCGTTTTCAGGAAGCCTCGATTACCGCAACGTTTGGAACGTTAGCTTACCGATAAACCGGGCAGATTGCCAGCTCAAGTCCAATAATCGGACGTCTGAGGATTATCCGGCTAACTTTTTCTCAGGTGGGGCCATCgtaaacctgttcaatatttctGATCTGTAAATCTGAGTGTGTAGTCAACGGCCAATCGCCGAACTCCGTGAGCGTGGTGTCCAAGTGGGACGCCACCGGAAACTTGGGCTACCGGTGGACGCCTAGACCGAGCCACTTTTACCGCAACAGAAACGACAAGATTTTGCAATGGTGACGTACAGTAGTTACGAGACAAACGGATATCCTTGTTTCTTCTATTCCTCCTGTGAAATCAAATCCCCGCCTATTCACAAATTCACTATTTCCTTTTTAACATCAACTCTACTTTGCGCTCTTTGGGAAACTTCCAAAGAGGCCGCAAAATGGCTGACCCTGCCCTGTCTACCGAGGACAGTGCAGTTGGACAATCGAAGAACTCTACTCCTGTATACTAGTGAGAAACCTTTGACTCCTACTCGGTGACCGTAGGAAAAGCCGGAGCAGCGATTAGGACATTTGCTTGACAGCAGCCGTTTCTGTCGCCGCCGTCAGGGGCTGCTTCTCTTCATGATTGCGGGCCTCCCCTGCTTCTTCATCTTCCTCGTCATCTTGATCCTCGCCGACGTCGTCGTCGCGCTCGGGGACGGCGAGACCGGCGGAACGATTGCCGTTTGTTTCGCACTGGACGCTAGGCGGGTCTCCGTTGATcgtcagctccggcctcacccCTCCGGCGGCGGACTGGCTCGCCATCGATTGACTCTTCCGTGGGGCGTTCTCGTCCGATGGCATATCTCCGGCCGAGCATTCCGGTGGCGGCGTCTCCGCGTGGGCCTCTTCCCCGGAGGCCAGGTCTTGCGAAGGAGCCTCGCCATCTCTCACTTTCTTGACGTTGAAAGTCATGGGCGACACCTTGAATGTGGAGCTTTTAGCGGAAGGGCTCTTGGGGTGGGTCGGACTGAGGGTCCTGATGATCTTTTCGCGCTTTTCCGGCGGCACGATCTTGGTGGTGATCTGTGCCATTTTCTTCTCGATGCTCTGGCGCGAGAACGCCTTCTTGATGCTGTCGACCTTCTTGAGACTGGAGCGCTTGAACTTGTCAGACCTTCGCTCAAACATATAGGAGCTCCCCCCTGAGGCCCCGCACTCCAGCTCTTCTCCTTCCGCTCTGTCAACGGAGACGTCCTCATCCGAGGAAAGGCTGATGGTCTGGAGACCGTCGACGGAGCTGGCGACGGACATGTCGGGCTGAGTGGACTCTGCGTCATACTGGCTTGGTTGTGGAGTCTTGAGGGAATCTTTGACCGACACGCTGGAAGGTATCTCATTGTCTTCCTGTTCAGAAAGGAATGAAACACAAAGAGGATTACAAAACGCTCcggagtctttaaaaaaaaaatatgataaatAACTGAATGAATAGAGTCAGACAGAAAAACGACCACGTCAAAGACAATCATTGTTGGAGTGAGTTGATGCGAATGCACGGATACAATAAAAAGCCAAGGGCGTTGGCATCTGACATGCGCAAATCCACACACGGATGACATGTATGAAGTGTAATGTCTGAAGTGCTGCCCCGACAGGTGAAAATTGTTTGCGTTGCTTTCATGGCCACAGTCTGTTGTTCTGCAAATCTGTCTCGCGTCAGTTGATCTGGACGTAAACCAAGATCAAAATCACCGTGGAGTCACGAACCAAGGGCGTGCCAGTTGAAGAATACGTCGCGCCCGGGGAGTCATCGATCAATTTCTCCCGTCTGTCAGTCAGTCCATCAATGTAATCGGGCGTGCAAAATCTCAATTGCCACAAGGTGAGACGAGTAACCTTCTTACGGTCATCAAAACGTAAAGAAATAATTGTCGGCGCGTGTAGGAATGGCTGCCTCTCCAAGAATGCAGGGCCGCTCGCGAGACATTCTCGGAGTGCTTCAAGGGACGGGATGCCAAAGGTTCTTAAGGACCTGTGCAACGCGCCTTCCACGGGGTGTTATTAACCCCTACTCCAAGACCGGCCGGACCAGATGCTCTGGAAGTCTTTTGGCCCATACATAATCTGTATACTAAAGCGAGGAATGAAACAAAATCAGAGGTGCAAAAAGACAACCTCGAAACCCCTCAAGGTGACCGTAATGGACGACTCCTCAGCCAAACAGGAGCAATGCGGAAGGAAAGGATGGACAGAATGTTACAAAACTACCGCCGACTAGCTACACTGACATCGCACTGTGGAAATATCGTGTCAGGTTGGGCGATGGTTGAGTACCCCAGAAAAAACCGCAAGGAGGCAGGAGAACCGGGGAgccctgaacaaaatatatgaacGGAAACATTTCCAGTGGCGCGCTGGAAAAACCACCATCATACAAAGTCCTGGAAACCCAAAGAactcaaagtaacaaacaaacaaaaacccatgacagtaaaacaacaaatgacGCCGAGTGGTTGGAGTGGCAGTCCTTTCAacagaaaaaatacaaatcaatcaattaattatAACATGATAATCAACAGGTGCGACTCTGGAGATGAAGCCCTCCAACGCCATCTGTTGGTCACAAATGGAACAGAACCATAACAGACAGCTGACATGAAAACGAATGCAACATTTCTCCCAACTGTCTGTCCGCCCTACTACATTTATCAAATGAAGGAATATAACCACAAATAATCAGTTACTTCCTCATTATTTTAACCTTGTTCCTGCTACCTTAACAGATCTTGTTCCTGCGCACAGGCTGGTAAGGTGCAGTTAGGCCGGGATGTCCGGCACCGGAAGCGCAGCATTTGAAACGAGCCTCAAAACAAATAGTCATCAGCCACTCACAATGAGATGCGATGTGACACGGCAATGCGTGCCCCTTTTTGTCTCCCGCATTCATGACCAGACATGTTCGATGTCGGACATTTTTAGAAACACTCCGATGGAAGCGAAATGTACAATCAATTTGGAAAGAAGCCAAACAACAAAGATAATTTCATGTGACAACAACTTTGTTGTTCCCCGGCCGCGCTCGTTACGTCATACGCGGCGAGCTTTCTGATCCAGATTTTCCGATGCAGAGGCGTCGTTTGCATGAATACAGTTGAGCCGAGTGAGAAAATGTTTATGTAAGAGTTTTCATTTCTTGTATTGTTCAAATTGAACCGATCGGGgtgggacaggacaggacaggacaggatagGACGGAGTTGAAGGCACTGAATGAACTCAGATGACTCCTTGTTGCTTATTGACCAAATTTAACAACAGTACAATATGGGCGGAATGAGGCGGCGCTGTCAATGAGTGTCGAAAACGACAGCTTGGATGCGATGAcgggcaactttttaatcaatttaattGGACCACAAGATGCCTacactcactcactcctcactcactccgcacaccaccgctatccttgttcacagtctcgtcacttcccgtcttgactactgcaactcactcctcttcggtgtccatcagaaattcctccataaacttcaacttgttcagaattcagcagcccggatcatcacgagaaccccctccttccatcatatcacccccatcctccgacagctccactggcttcctgtcaaacttagaatcaacttcaaattacttctctatacattcaaagccatccacaaccttgcgcccccctatctgtcagatcttcttcaaatctccattccctctcgctcactcaggtcctcatcctccctccacctttttctaccctctggccgtttcagtacaatggggtgcagagccttcagtcgctctgcccccaaactctggaactcacttcctcccaacgttcgtaatattgactctctttccttattcaaaacccagctcaaaacccaataattcagacttgcctacccgccttaaatctttctttctttctttattattttatctgtgttttactattggtcttggctgtacagtgtccttgagtgttgtgaaaggcgcttacaaatgtcatgtattattattacgcTAGTGTCACATAAACACAAATGGGCAGTTGGGCATGAGGAAGTCATGACAGACTATTGCAACACACAGTGcaaccacaaaagaaaaaaaagggacacaCCTGTTGATGTCACAcaacagaggggaaaaaaaacgtaacaAAGAAGCCAGATTTTCAGGTTCAGAACCAGCTCCGGTTTTTGACACTGAATCGgaggagggttgtggggggaCTTGCCAAATGACGGCAGCCCTCACTTCATC
This window contains:
- the cavin2a gene encoding caveolae-associated protein 2a; translated protein: MEEEPPRAQASHPETSSLTGSAHAAPEPEAGPENAELLIPSAGASPARSSPTQTGTLARLGLKVAAGPSAAAAAAAPGSPVERGQVSAITVVALLDKLVYMMEAVQDNQRRMEQKQADLEGAVRLVQGDVGRLSKTHAGTSNSVCKLLERSRKVGGHLKEVRERLDKQALQVKKLEANHSHLLKRNHFKVLIFQEDNEIPSSVSVKDSLKTPQPSQYDAESTQPDMSVASSVDGLQTISLSSDEDVSVDRAEGEELECGASGGSSYMFERRSDKFKRSSLKKVDSIKKAFSRQSIEKKMAQITTKIVPPEKREKIIRTLSPTHPKSPSAKSSTFKVSPMTFNVKKVRDGEAPSQDLASGEEAHAETPPPECSAGDMPSDENAPRKSQSMASQSAAGGVRPELTINGDPPSVQCETNGNRSAGLAVPERDDDVGEDQDDEEDEEAGEARNHEEKQPLTAATETAAVKQMS